TGATTGAACTGCAAGGCTAATTTGTAATCCACAGACATGAAGCACGAATCAATAGCTCTTTCACCTTCCACCACGCGTCTGTCGTTTGATCAATCAATTAGGGTGATTATTGCGACGCTTTGTCTTTCTCCAAGGAGCTCTCTGAATTATCCTTGCATCTAATTAATCATCGTACATTCGCCGTGAAAGTATTCTCATCAATTATAACCATGATTTTAACCATTGAAATTAATGGTAATATTTTTATTCCTATTTTTATTCCTTATATGCTATTTTAGATCATCGAGAGCGTTATGTTCCGTTCCGTTATTTCCACGCTATGTAATATGATTTCCATCAGTTTCATAGTTAATTCCATCTGcctaattgtttgaaataacgaTATGTTACTTAATATACACGGTTTCATTGTGCAAAGGAAAGCGAAAGAAACGTACCGTTACAAGTTGACGATAATTCGATTCAAGTTTAATGTAACGATGTATCAATACTTTATTAATAGCTATTTATTTGTCCATTGCAGTTGCATCTCCGCCGGATCGAAGAGTCACGAGAGATGACATTGCAGTGTCCTCACCCGGTGCATCTCCGAACGTTAATGCAACCACGAGCTGCACTGGTACAACATCTTCTCGATTGCACAATCCTTCCTCGCCTGGCAGAAATGGTCAACTATCGAGTAAGTAACTAGCCCGTTATCACCTTTTGATTATACAGTATCGTACACTCGCAATTCGTCTggattaatttgaaaaattataccAAGCAAGTCACTCGTTCGTTCGAAATTCGTATACCAGTCCCATGTTAAAAACGAAATTTTAATTACACAGTAGACGGGTCTATCGTTACTAATAAAATGCTACTGTCCAAATTGCAAAGCTTGATATTAGAAAATAATATCtactatttttaaataattttgcaatatacatatacgtgcATAACTCTTTGCCCACGAGgcagaaattttaaaaaagttcacGGATCGAGAATTTGAACAAAGTTATAATCCTATCGCAAGAACTCCGCATCATATTAAATCGAGAAAGTAAAGTCATTTTCTGGCAACGATGACGAAGCGTttcgaattaaaaattttctagttTCCGGGTAGTACGTGGTACCTGTTTATATGCTCGTGTTTCTCGTGTTTCAGAAGGCACATTAACGATAGTACGCCGAAGTTCTGGCAAGAATAAGAGTATCGGCGGAAGTTTCGAAAGTTCTCCGCCACCGCACAGTCCTGACACTCTTTCGTCAAGCCAGTCCGTAGATCTCGATGAGATCCTTGATAATGTCGATCTAACGACGGACTCGCTTCCTGCCGTTGACACCCCCGACGCTTGCGACAAGGCTGCCCTCAGGTATGGCTTCCACGAAACTGTTTTTCTCCTGCACCGGTGTTATTCCGTTATTATTCCTTTCGAAACAATCGTGCATTCCGCTTCGTCATTTCGTGTcaatttcgctttttttcttttcttttttttttagcaaattaTGACGCGTTGAAATAATAATCTCCGCTGTTTCTCGGTTAAATAAATTGCACGAAATTACAATTGCAAAATTGGCATCGTTGATACGTgtagaattaattttatattaacgctagaaaaaataaatttaattttttattattttttattattcgatACTGGATTCTTTTCACGTGATCTCGACACAATTACTAGAGTCCACTTCGAGGTGTAATAGGTCTGAGCTCGATTTCGTTCACGATCACGTAAAGATACGAATTTCAATACTCGTTTTTATtcgtgtaa
This portion of the Lasioglossum baleicum unplaced genomic scaffold, iyLasBale1 scaffold1339, whole genome shotgun sequence genome encodes:
- the LOC143220634 gene encoding uncharacterized protein LOC143220634; protein product: MAARLGVESVDDQNKISMFELCLLSQLASPPDRRVTRDDIAVSSPGASPNVNATTSCTGTTSSRLHNPSSPGRNGQLSKGTLTIVRRSSGKNKSIGGSFESSPPPHSPDTLSSSQSVDLDEILDNVDLTTDSLPAVDTPDACDKAALRLRCLLRQLQHGEISAELLQRNLHYAARVLEAVFLDET